A region from the Medicago truncatula cultivar Jemalong A17 chromosome 6, MtrunA17r5.0-ANR, whole genome shotgun sequence genome encodes:
- the LOC25495946 gene encoding histidinol-phosphate aminotransferase, chloroplastic isoform X2 → MGIINLQNSSALCLVDSSHSNLQQRRKFVTMASSMIPPSVEQVNNGPLQVTTTGDSFIRQHLRKLAPYQPILPFEVLSSRLGRKPEDIVKLDANENPYGPPPEVMEALGSIRFPYVYPDPESRRLRAALAQDSGLESEYILVGCGADELIDLIMRCVLDPGDKIVDCPPTFTMYEFDAAVNGALVIKVPRRPDFSLNVEQIIEVVKQEKPKCIFLTSPNNPDGSIIDDDDLLKILELPILVVLDEAYIEFSTIESKMSWVKKHDNLIVLRTFSKRAGLAGLRVGYGAFPLSIIKYLWRAKQPYNVSVAAEISACAALQNPTYLENVKDALVKERGRLFDLLKAVPFLKPFPSHSNFILCEVTSGVDPKKLKEDLAEMGVMIRHYSNKELKGYVRVSVGKPEHTDVLMNCISRLS, encoded by the exons ATGGGTAttataaatttacaaaattcATCTGCTTTATGCTTGGTTGATTCATCACACAGCAATTTGCAGCAGAGAAGGAAATTTGTgacaatggcttcttcaatgaTTCCTCCTTCTGTTGAACAAGTCAACAATGGTCCTCTTCAGGTTACTACTACTGGTGACTCCTTTATCAGACAACATCTCAGGAAATTGGCTCCTTATCAACCCATTTTGCCTTTTGAG GTTTTATCTTCTCGTTTAGGACGCAAGCCTGAGGATATTGTTAAGTTAGATGCTAATGAAAATCCTTATGGACCTCCTCCAGAG GTCATGGAAGCCCTAGGGTCAATAAGATTCCCATATGTCTATCCAGATCCAGAGAGCCGCCGATTGCGTGCAGCTCTCGCCCAAGATTCAGGCCTTGAATCTGAATATATTCTTGTAGGATGTGGTGCCGATGAGCTCATTGATTTGATCATGCG TTGTGTGCTTGATCCCGGTGACAAGATTGTGGACTGTCCTCCAACTTTCACAATGTATGAATTTGATGCCGCAGTTAATGGAGCACTTGTCATCAAAG TTCCAAGGAGGCCAGATTTCAGCTTGAATGTGGAACAAATAATAGAGGTTGTTAAACAAGAGAAGCCCAAATGCATATTTTTAACATCTCCAAACAATCCAGATGGGAG TATAATTGACGATGACGATCTCTTAAAGATACTTGAGCTTCCCATACTGGTGGTGCTGGATGAAGCGTACATTGAGTTTTCGACAATTGAATCAAAGATGAGTTGGGTGAAGAAACATGACAATCTGATTGTTCTTCGGACGTTCAGCAAAAGAGCTG GTTTAGCCGGACTTCGTGTCGGATATGGAGCTTTTCCTTTGAGTATAATCAAATATCTCTGGAGAGCAAAGCAACCTTATAATGTATCTGTTGCTGCTGAAATTTCTGCATGTGCAGCACTGCAAAATCCTACCTATCTAGAG AATGTCAAAGATGCTTTGGTGAAAGAAAGAGGGAGGCTTTTTGACCTTTTGAAGGCAGTTCCATTCCTTAAACCATTTCCAAGCCATTCTAATTTCATTCTTTGTGAGGTTACATCTGGAGTAGATCCAAAGAAGCTAAAG GAAGACCTTGCAGAAATGGGTGTGATGATTCGCCACTACAGCAATAAAGAGCTGAAAGGGTACGTCCGGGTATCCGTTGGGAAGCCTGAACACACAGATGTGCTGATGAATTGCATAAGCAGACTATCGTAG
- the LOC120575976 gene encoding glutathione S-transferase T3-like, which produces MTRDNEVAPTPEDTTPKSKRNQQPSWNTEHKVLISGWIKYRTCSVVGRNQTSEAYWGKIAEYCNEHCYFDSPRDVVACRNRFNYMNKLINKWVGAYDSAKCMQGSGWSEDDVLKKAQQLYGCGKNVQFTLMEEWRALRDQPQYGSQMGGNVDSGSSGSKRSYEDSVGSSARPMGREAAKKKGKKKSKDETMKKVEEEWVQFKELKEQEIEQLKELTLVKQ; this is translated from the coding sequence ATGACACGAGATAATGAAGTTGCTCCAACTCCAGAGGATACAACTCCTAAGAGCAAGAGAAACCAGCAACCATCATGGAACACTGAACACAAGGTGTTAATTAGTGGGTGGATAAAATATAGAACATGCAGTGTTGTCGGGAGAAACCAGACAAGTGAAGCATATTGGGGTAAAATTGCTGAGTATTGTAACGAGCATTGCTATTTCGATTCTCCGCGCGATGTAGTTGCATGCCGAAaccgttttaattatatgaacaaattaataaataaatgggttGGTGCTTATGATAGCGCTAAGTGTATGCAAGGAAGCGGTTGGtcggaagatgatgttttgAAAAAAGCTCAACAATTATATGGATGTGGGAAGAATGTTCAATTTACTTTAATGGAAGAATGGCGCGCACTCCGAGATCAACCACAGTATGGTAGTCAAATGGGAGGAAATGTTGACTCAGGAAGTAGTGGATCTAAGAGATCTTACGAGGACTCTGTAGGATCTAGTGCTCGTCCAATGGGTAGGGAGGcagctaaaaaaaaaggtaaaaagaaaagcaaggaCGAGACAATGAAGAAGGTGGAAGAGGAGTGGGTTCAATTCAAAGAATTAAAGGAGCAAgagattgaacaattgaaagagtTAACTTTGGtgaaacaatag